A genomic segment from uncultured Desulfuromonas sp. encodes:
- a CDS encoding bifunctional diguanylate cyclase/phosphodiesterase, translating into MIKIKIFSVGMVLLCLALMVLSYYHYTEKTQQIYAQIDQRLFDGATAAHYVVGDALHDLPDNQDEAVIATESSRASHRLTQMCRDLHLHSLMTLIRIDEKIYYMAASYSDEELIAGKFSHHLRVYPYVTNSLRAAFDEDKPLYVDADQNAGNYRTLLLPCLTEKGQRYVCAASMEATEVDRALAESLNEALVECLVLLLVCVPVALGFVWPLSRRLFTDELTGLGNRLCLKRDLLRCRFPQLTLVNIDGFKDINNFYGGHIGDKLLIRVGDYLRKLVPSQTNIYRISGDEYALMCDTSPRCVSVEYLMERINEQRFVIDDSEFRLSLTAGVAQGPHKLLERADLALKEAKRIFRPYVHYSPDLHSSQTSHANLLWTSKIKEGVENQRFRAYFQPIYDNRAGKISHYESLIRLVERDGTIVGPNFFMEAARKSRVSSRLTTFMIDQALACIERHNIGCTVNLSIDDIVDHESRQTIIEHIRKKTAREQLIFEIIESQGVENYQVIKSFIDQVHIYGIKVAVDDFGTGYSNFDHISQLDVDFLKIDGGLIAQLNDSERAQTIIEAIIHFARELGIATIAEYVSSEELQERVVALGIDYSQGYLWGRPQEQIKTL; encoded by the coding sequence ATGATCAAGATCAAAATTTTCAGTGTCGGCATGGTGTTGCTCTGCCTGGCTCTGATGGTGCTGAGCTATTATCATTATACGGAAAAGACTCAGCAGATCTATGCGCAAATTGATCAGCGTCTGTTCGACGGGGCGACGGCCGCCCATTATGTTGTTGGCGATGCGCTGCATGATCTTCCCGATAACCAGGATGAAGCCGTTATTGCCACAGAAAGTTCCCGGGCCTCCCATCGTTTGACTCAGATGTGTCGAGATCTGCACCTCCACAGCCTGATGACCCTGATCCGAATCGACGAGAAAATCTACTATATGGCCGCCAGCTACAGCGATGAGGAGCTGATCGCCGGTAAGTTTTCTCACCATCTACGTGTTTACCCCTATGTCACCAATTCGCTACGTGCGGCCTTTGACGAGGACAAACCGCTTTATGTTGACGCGGATCAGAATGCGGGGAATTACCGGACTCTCTTGCTGCCATGTCTGACAGAAAAAGGGCAACGCTATGTCTGTGCGGCAAGTATGGAAGCCACCGAAGTAGATCGTGCTCTGGCTGAATCCCTGAATGAGGCGCTGGTAGAATGTCTGGTTTTGCTCCTGGTGTGCGTACCGGTGGCGTTGGGTTTCGTCTGGCCGTTGAGTCGTCGGCTGTTTACTGACGAGTTGACCGGTTTGGGCAACCGTCTGTGTTTGAAGCGTGATCTGCTGCGTTGTCGTTTTCCGCAACTGACCTTGGTTAATATTGACGGCTTCAAGGATATCAACAATTTCTATGGTGGGCATATTGGCGATAAACTGTTGATTCGTGTCGGCGATTATTTGCGCAAGCTTGTACCGTCACAGACCAATATCTATCGAATCTCCGGTGATGAATATGCCCTGATGTGCGATACATCGCCACGATGTGTTTCTGTTGAATACCTCATGGAGCGGATCAATGAACAGCGCTTTGTCATTGATGACAGCGAGTTTCGTCTGTCGCTGACTGCGGGTGTAGCTCAAGGACCGCATAAATTGCTGGAACGGGCGGATCTGGCACTGAAAGAGGCGAAGCGGATTTTTCGTCCGTATGTTCATTACTCCCCCGATCTGCATAGCAGCCAGACCAGCCATGCCAATTTGTTGTGGACATCAAAAATCAAGGAAGGGGTTGAAAACCAACGCTTCCGGGCCTACTTTCAGCCGATTTACGATAACCGGGCCGGGAAAATAAGCCATTATGAATCCCTGATTCGTCTGGTTGAGCGTGATGGCACCATTGTCGGTCCTAACTTCTTCATGGAGGCGGCACGAAAGTCGCGGGTCTCCAGTCGTCTGACCACCTTCATGATTGATCAAGCGTTGGCATGTATTGAACGCCACAATATCGGCTGCACGGTGAATCTGTCTATTGACGATATCGTCGATCACGAGAGTCGCCAGACCATCATTGAACACATTCGCAAAAAAACCGCCCGTGAACAGCTGATCTTCGAGATCATCGAATCACAAGGGGTGGAAAACTACCAGGTGATCAAATCGTTTATTGATCAGGTCCATATTTACGGCATCAAAGTGGCGGTGGATGATTTCGGCACCGGCTATTCCAACTTTGATCACATCTCCCAACTCGACGTCGATTTTCTGAAAATTGACGGCGGCCTGATCGCCCAACTTAACGATTCGGAACGGGCGCAAACCATCATTGAAGCGATCATCCACTTTGCCCGCGAGCTGGGGATTGCCACCATCGCCGAATATGTGTCCAGCGAAGAGTTGCAGGAACGGGTGGTCGCGCTGGGTATTGATTATTCACAAGGCTATCTGTGGGGACGACCACAGGAGCAGATCAAAACCTTGTAA
- a CDS encoding diguanylate cyclase produces MAEFANFLVIAGAAVLLMALVPVNQLRRRLPYSPCRVAWMFLSVLVGLFFIGYLLYALLFWSEALQWHDLVVPIIFFFGAVFVLIVCMLSARTADDVTRLCHLEYENILDPLLGIYNRRHMDRCLRSEADKSRRYGLDLSVLLIDVDFFKQVNDTYGHLIGDRVLQALAQMVKGSVRDFDMVFRYGGEEIMVLLPYTKVQGAEVLGNRLRQWVSERVLIEELHNGLPVNIKVTISVGVSSFDPTLENEGEMVARADMALYRAKKNGRNRVEIADPAEASRVDSEGLMC; encoded by the coding sequence ATGGCGGAGTTTGCAAATTTCCTGGTAATTGCAGGTGCCGCAGTGTTGTTGATGGCGTTAGTCCCTGTCAACCAGTTGCGCCGACGCTTGCCCTACAGCCCCTGCCGTGTTGCCTGGATGTTCCTGTCGGTCCTGGTCGGACTCTTTTTTATCGGCTATCTCCTGTATGCGCTGCTTTTCTGGAGTGAAGCGCTGCAATGGCATGACTTGGTGGTGCCGATTATCTTCTTTTTCGGGGCCGTGTTCGTCCTGATCGTTTGTATGCTTTCCGCCCGTACGGCTGATGATGTGACTCGGCTGTGCCACCTTGAATACGAAAATATCCTTGACCCGTTATTGGGGATCTACAACCGGCGGCATATGGATCGTTGCTTGCGTAGCGAGGCAGATAAGTCGCGTAGGTATGGCCTTGATCTGTCGGTGTTGCTGATTGATGTCGATTTTTTCAAGCAGGTCAACGATACCTATGGTCATCTCATTGGTGATCGCGTGCTGCAGGCCTTGGCGCAGATGGTTAAAGGCAGTGTGCGCGATTTTGATATGGTTTTTCGCTATGGTGGTGAAGAGATCATGGTGTTGCTCCCCTATACAAAGGTCCAGGGGGCCGAGGTTCTTGGAAATCGTTTGCGGCAGTGGGTCAGCGAACGTGTGTTGATTGAAGAATTGCACAATGGTTTGCCGGTTAATATTAAAGTGACGATCAGTGTCGGTGTCAGCAGTTTTGATCCGACGTTGGAAAATGAGGGAGAAATGGTTGCGCGGGCGGATATGGCCTTATACCGCGCCAAGAAGAATGGACGCAACCGGGTTGAGATCGCCGACCCCGCAGAAGCTTCAAGGGTCGACTCCGAAGGGCTGATGTGTTGA
- a CDS encoding methyl-accepting chemotaxis protein: MKKHVTITSPFSSLSRLAIGWRLAAGFAAVLFLVLIMSSATIYSISDIEQANEHVNRALDSATQIQQHTGRITDWLNQLERCESDVKNSLLAMEESFLRNDAEVHLFTDKQDPLKTFLSSSQRQELTRQFPQTASLIKTLEQLQKAIETNAQKVSETWQPRHEGLTQALNELKRTQIYWALKITNMIFVQSSIGELLFEELEDTPLEEFRSGTLYQRYAEQFPPLKQAVENASDENEQLRKASFALDSLMIDGKWDKVRTLYRDEFPARIKSIAVDLDFALQMENRILFQQEDAIALLNKELKPATAQLSDTIGQLRHILQEGMGQISLQDTNSTENVLTARNQVIAQISNTKQRIIITSLVILLIGTLASWWITRSIVSPLRETMSMIKELEAGRLSKRLTFTRKDEIGEMAASLNAFADHLEQEIVTAFNQLSEGNFTFESTGVIQEPLRNVNRSLNQLLTEIRSMGTHIQSGSRQIADSSQQLSQGATSQAHSVEEITRSMSSISQQTRQNADNAQQARELSERTRNSAEQGNEHIEQMLVAIEEINESGVNVSKIIKVIDEIAFQTNLLALNAAVEAARAGQHGKGFAVVAEEVRNLAARSAKAASETTTLIQGSTEKAQRGVKIAHQTAEALSEIVSETAEVSELIRKIASASSEQAQDIEHITTGLAKIDTVAQKNTSLAEQSATASVELSGQAERMHQRLEQFSLYSESQALTHAQSEVNVRMPVVRTAKTRQISAVIEQRS; encoded by the coding sequence ATGAAGAAACACGTCACGATTACCTCCCCGTTTAGCTCCTTGTCACGGCTGGCCATTGGCTGGCGTCTCGCTGCGGGATTTGCAGCCGTCTTGTTTCTGGTTCTGATCATGAGCAGTGCAACAATTTACTCCATCAGCGACATTGAACAGGCCAACGAGCACGTCAATCGCGCCCTTGATTCGGCAACCCAGATTCAGCAGCACACCGGTCGCATTACGGACTGGCTGAACCAGCTTGAACGGTGTGAGTCCGACGTCAAAAACAGCCTGTTGGCCATGGAAGAATCCTTTTTGCGTAACGACGCGGAAGTTCATTTGTTCACCGATAAACAAGATCCTCTCAAAACATTTCTGAGCAGTTCACAACGCCAAGAGTTGACGAGGCAGTTCCCTCAAACAGCTTCATTGATCAAAACACTGGAGCAGCTGCAGAAGGCCATTGAAACCAATGCTCAAAAAGTCAGTGAAACCTGGCAGCCCCGCCATGAAGGCCTGACTCAGGCCCTCAACGAGTTGAAACGCACGCAGATTTACTGGGCGTTGAAAATCACCAATATGATTTTTGTCCAGAGTTCTATCGGTGAACTACTGTTCGAAGAGTTGGAAGATACCCCTCTTGAAGAATTTCGCAGTGGCACCCTATACCAGCGCTATGCTGAGCAGTTTCCGCCATTAAAACAGGCCGTCGAAAATGCCAGTGACGAAAACGAGCAACTTCGCAAAGCCAGCTTTGCCCTCGATTCATTGATGATTGATGGCAAATGGGACAAGGTCCGCACACTGTATCGCGACGAATTCCCGGCACGCATCAAATCCATTGCCGTTGATCTTGATTTTGCTCTGCAAATGGAAAACCGGATTCTCTTTCAACAGGAAGACGCCATCGCCCTGCTCAACAAAGAGCTCAAACCGGCCACAGCACAACTCTCTGACACCATCGGCCAGTTGCGTCATATTCTTCAAGAAGGGATGGGGCAAATCAGTCTTCAGGACACGAACAGCACCGAAAATGTGCTCACCGCTCGCAACCAGGTGATCGCGCAAATCAGCAACACCAAACAACGCATCATCATAACATCGCTGGTGATTCTGCTCATCGGCACCCTGGCATCATGGTGGATCACCCGTTCCATCGTATCGCCTCTTCGCGAGACCATGTCCATGATCAAAGAACTCGAAGCCGGCCGCTTAAGCAAACGCCTGACTTTCACGCGCAAGGATGAAATCGGTGAGATGGCGGCCAGCCTTAATGCTTTTGCCGACCACCTTGAGCAGGAGATCGTCACCGCCTTCAATCAATTGTCAGAAGGCAATTTCACCTTTGAATCCACCGGCGTCATTCAGGAACCACTGCGCAACGTCAACCGGTCACTCAACCAGCTGCTGACCGAAATCCGCAGTATGGGCACCCATATTCAAAGCGGTTCCAGACAGATTGCCGACTCCAGCCAGCAATTGTCGCAAGGCGCGACGTCGCAGGCGCATTCCGTTGAGGAGATCACCCGCTCCATGTCGAGCATCAGCCAGCAAACGCGACAGAATGCCGACAATGCTCAACAGGCCCGTGAGCTTTCGGAGCGCACCCGCAACTCTGCAGAACAGGGCAACGAACACATCGAACAAATGCTGGTTGCCATTGAGGAAATCAATGAATCCGGCGTGAATGTCTCGAAAATCATCAAGGTCATTGACGAGATTGCCTTTCAAACCAACCTGTTGGCACTGAATGCTGCGGTTGAGGCTGCCAGAGCCGGTCAGCACGGCAAAGGATTTGCCGTCGTCGCCGAAGAGGTCCGCAACCTTGCTGCGCGCAGCGCCAAAGCCGCTTCGGAAACAACCACGCTGATCCAGGGCTCCACCGAAAAAGCCCAACGCGGTGTTAAAATCGCCCACCAGACCGCAGAGGCCCTGTCGGAGATCGTCAGCGAAACCGCTGAGGTTTCAGAGCTGATCCGCAAAATTGCGAGCGCGTCCAGCGAGCAGGCTCAGGATATTGAGCACATAACGACCGGTCTGGCAAAAATCGACACCGTCGCCCAGAAAAACACCAGCCTGGCCGAACAAAGCGCCACGGCATCGGTGGAACTATCCGGTCAGGCCGAGCGCATGCATCAGCGACTGGAACAGTTCTCTCTTTATTCTGAAAGCCAGGCATTAACACATGCACAATCCGAGGTGAACGTTCGCATGCCAGTAGTCAGAACCGCGAAAACACGACAAATTTCCGCTGTGATCGAACAACGCTCCTAA
- a CDS encoding FxLYD domain-containing protein — MNETKECIMCFSKINARAKKCPYCRSLQSKYTNLESSPIFIGLISVLIVVVFTYVYFEAVHLSLFKSEPYKDLEVSVNDVSEKLEGNTLYVACLGRIKNIHEARFANLQFEANFYDAQNTLIDTIVFRDQMISVPPNDEVSFRVRGVGQKSLGDYSSCQVKIRDAWVK, encoded by the coding sequence ATGAATGAGACAAAAGAATGCATCATGTGTTTTAGCAAAATAAATGCGAGAGCAAAAAAATGTCCATATTGCCGTTCGTTGCAGAGCAAATATACCAATTTGGAAAGTAGCCCGATTTTTATTGGCTTGATCAGTGTCTTGATTGTTGTTGTGTTTACCTATGTATATTTTGAGGCAGTGCATCTGTCTCTTTTCAAGAGTGAACCTTATAAAGACCTGGAAGTCTCAGTGAACGACGTGAGCGAAAAACTTGAAGGTAACACACTTTATGTTGCGTGTTTGGGGCGTATCAAAAATATCCATGAAGCCAGGTTTGCCAATCTCCAATTTGAAGCAAATTTTTATGACGCCCAGAACACGCTCATTGACACGATTGTTTTTAGAGATCAGATGATTTCTGTGCCGCCGAATGACGAGGTGTCATTTCGCGTCAGAGGGGTGGGTCAAAAATCGTTAGGGGACTATTCTTCCTGTCAGGTTAAAATTCGTGATGCTTGGGTGAAATAG
- a CDS encoding DUF3592 domain-containing protein, whose product MFLIITLTVALALILYLASQVYLGSRSQWWPSTQGKLLAFKINQFTRRAKFPSLQKDEHYAYVSLKYEYFVDGKKFLGKRLIFGNNLYYSSPEEIALDPFLNRIKDRDFEVFYWPQMPSISTLKKGSNNKKEHIYSIYFIALVAGGLILLSSVIYK is encoded by the coding sequence ATGTTTTTGATTATAACGCTAACTGTTGCGCTAGCCTTGATCCTGTATTTAGCATCGCAGGTCTATCTCGGGAGTCGCTCTCAATGGTGGCCATCAACTCAGGGAAAGTTGCTTGCTTTCAAAATAAATCAATTCACGAGACGGGCAAAGTTTCCGTCTTTGCAGAAAGATGAGCACTATGCTTACGTCAGTTTGAAATATGAGTATTTTGTGGATGGGAAGAAGTTTTTAGGAAAACGCCTTATTTTTGGGAATAATTTATATTATTCCTCACCAGAAGAAATCGCCTTAGACCCCTTTTTAAACCGTATTAAAGATCGGGATTTTGAGGTGTTTTATTGGCCGCAGATGCCAAGCATTTCGACGTTAAAAAAAGGAAGCAACAATAAAAAGGAACATATTTATTCAATCTATTTTATAGCCTTAGTCGCGGGAGGGCTCATTCTCCTTTCTTCCGTTATTTATAAATAA